Within the Gammaproteobacteria bacterium genome, the region TGCCCAACAATTGTATTTCGCCACCCAGCGTGATCTGGCGGTCGCAAAATACAACTACCTGATCGATATTCTGCGTCTGAAATCTGCCAGCGGTTCACTCGAAGCAGTGGATCTGAACGAAATCAACGCACTGCTCCAAGGTTAATCATCTCAAAAACCACCGCCGGTTATCGGCGGTGGTGAATCTTCCCGTTCACGCTTTTTCTTGTCAGCAACAAATTTTTTTTGCCATACTCCAAGCGAATAGTTTTTTCCGTTCGCTGACAAGAAGGTGTAAACATTCATGCAGGACCTCAGCCAGCACTGGCAACTGGATGATTCCATCATCTATCTCAACCATGCTGCCGTTTCTCCCTGGCCAATCCCAACCCAACAAGCTGTCACGCGTTTTGCCGAAGAAAATTCGCGCATCGGCACGCAGCGATATCCCACATGGCTCGGTGTTGAAAACAAACTGCGCCAACATGCCGCCGCATTAATCAACGCTCCCAAGGTTAGCGATATTGCGCTAGTCAAAAACACGTCGGAAGGTTTGTCGTTTATCGCCTACGGTTTGAGCTGGAACGCGGGTGACAACATTGTCATCAGTGACCAGGAGTTCCCCTCCAATCGCATTGTCTGGGAATCGTTGGCAAACCAAGGCGTCAGTGTGCGCA harbors:
- a CDS encoding aminotransferase class V-fold PLP-dependent enzyme, yielding MQDLSQHWQLDDSIIYLNHAAVSPWPIPTQQAVTRFAEENSRIGTQRYPTWLGVENKLRQHAAALINAPKVSDIALVKNTSEGLSFIAYGLSWNAGDNIVISDQEFPSNRIVWESLANQGVSVRKVNLHSAATPELALMQACDQHTRLLSVSSVQFASGLRLLLDELGEFCKKQQILFCVDAIQSLGAAAFDVQACQADFVVADGHKWMAGPEGIGIFYVREDIRHQ